Proteins found in one Channa argus isolate prfri chromosome 7, Channa argus male v1.0, whole genome shotgun sequence genomic segment:
- the il21r.1 gene encoding interleukin 21 receptor, tandem duplicate 1, whose translation MAAKPVCLLLLWGLTVFIHDVKSSCNVTCSTDYKVLLNCSCSGSLPTFPVPVEVNCRSYEETEVNGSCEIKPPQSWCAMHLDMLEDVASIGTVCTARVRHYGASEVSESSTWDLSDVVKPWPPFDVQVKYTDGFYNISWSNNNSVDDCLTYRVCISENNGLSQHQVYSLLADKQFILVDHKKLQQHFNYTVFVQAKMCPENLYQGPWSEWSPTTNWRTTGGISGYWCYVFLAIILVLGLLLLGFTQKPYWQKRLQLFTFVPKPSEFFKPLYHNYGGNFKEWVNPVFDEYDYLKINSHLPMTSEKQPDILQWNHEKPSYSEDSEIKQGGHFLHMVQPHCSFFRPLQDDGSSQGTGHSMGHVSIHTVMLSGEEFEEEAMSQSSMNTLRSYQDEESFHSFGEDNREHSGYNLGVINLSGNSRQSGILPQHENQAYNGLSLEVNFQQLGLFNEPERVSLVSFDSNEHSEDGYPHVDLDTIDSGFAECSSPGASDTSKAEHIVSDLFNEHKNSNSNYVKQWMICSTIQEDSGNSENELQET comes from the exons ATGGCTGCTAAACCTGTGTGCTTATTGTTGCTGTGGGGCCTCACTGTGTTTATCCACGATG TAAAGTCTTCGTGCAATGTCACCTGCTCAACTGACTACAAGGTTTTATTGAACTGTTCCTGCTCAGGTTCTCTGCCGACGTTTCCTGTCCCTGTCGAAGTCAACTGCAG GAGTTATGAAGAAACTGAGGTTAATGGGAGTTGTGAGATCAAACCACCTCAGTCGTGGTGTGCAATGCACCTGGACATGCTGGAAGATGTTGCATCCATTGGAACTGTGTGCACAGCAAGAGTCCGTCATTACGGTGCTTCAGAGGTCAGTGAGTCATCCACCTGGGATCTGAGCGATGTGG TGAAACCGTGGCCTCCTTTCGACGTTCAAGTGAAATACACTGATGGCTTCTACAACATTTCCTGGTCCAACAACAACAGTGTAGATGACTGTCTAACATATAGGGTGTGCATAAGTGAGAACAATGGTTTGTCGCAG cATCAAGTTTATTCCCTCTTGGCAGACAAACAGTTCATTCTGGTAGACCATAAGAAGCTGCAACAGCATTTCAATTATACCGTATTTGTTCAAGCCAAGATGTGTCCTGAAAATCTATATCAAGGCCCATGGAGCGAGTGGAGTCCTACTACAAATTGGAGGACAACAGGAG GAATAAGTGGATATTGGTGCTATGTCTTCCTGGCCATCATACTTGTCCTCGGCCTGCTGTTGCTGGGTTTTACACAAAAACC gtATTGGCAGAAAAGACTGCAGCTGTTTACATTTGTCCCCAAGCCAAGTGAATTTTTCAAGCCCCTCTACCACAACTATGGGGGAAACTTCAAG gagtGGGTGAATCCTGTATTCGATGAGTACGATTACCTAAAGATAAACTCACATCTTCCTATGACGAGCGAGAAGCAGCCCGACATCCTTCAATGGAACCACGAGAAGCCAAGCTACAGCGAGGACAGCGAGATAAAACAAGGGGGTCATTTTCTTCACATGGTGCAGCCTCACTGCAGCTTTTTCCGGCCCTTACAGGACGATGGCAGTTCGCAGGGCACCGGCCACTCCATGGGACACGTCTCCATTCATACCGTGATGCTGTCCGGCGAGGAGTTTGAGGAGGAAGCCATGTCACAGAGCTCCATGAACACCCTCAGGAGTTACCAAGACGAAGAAAGCTTTCATTCATTTGGGGAAGACAACAGAGAGCATTCTGGATACAACTTGGGGGTAATTAATTTGTCTGGGAACAGTAGACAAAGTGGGATTTTACCGCAGCATGAAAACCAGGCGTATAATGGCTTATCACTGGAAGTAAACTTTCAGCAACTTGGCCTGTTCAATGAACCGGAGAGGGTATCGCTTGTCTCGTTTGATTCAAACGAGCACTCGGAGGACGGATACCCTCATGTGGACTTGGACACCATTGACAGTGGCTTTGCTGAGTGCAGCAGCCCTGGGGCCTCAGACACAAGCAAAGCAGAGCACATAGTCTCTGATTTATTTAATGAGCACAAAAACTCAAATTCTAACTATGTAAAGCAGTGGATGATATGCAGCACGATTCAGGAGGACTCCGGCAATTCAGAGAATGAACTGCAAGAAACGTAG
- the LOC137130982 gene encoding uncharacterized protein, protein MKCPQLLFLCWFSSIPAMTSCIRVDTLSCVSAYWDTVSCVLNITGNPVEPFNTTYSLKFSTSAGIFRITYSCALVWMNPSYHCDCKVTNGSTLLMSLNKYNVDICNNSGCWSLMRNFNPSKNIQLTPPNEVQVQETPEGFNVTWKSGYENHEYLDKFVEYQLLLQSFQRNVNQTRHLSPLTNSLLIHPKMNAECCIKVRSLPKVYNIYSGTWSKWSSSTCWISKLPKEPNSPQENENVSVILTKYLAPVCVVVGVLLFVFSRPATRMKIKTLSHTPSPAPFFQPLFQQYEGSLQEWLSPQGTFALMYKTEEILTTSDVTVVPKPMTKDPEENQVFHNPSVTQLAFTQCQTSYVGLPGTHEVSPPVTIVCPGDTSYTQLPSSIWGLNAGEVQVISSPPKDVSEMSCCDSGCSFESPTESPECSLPTSPVEKTSPPFYCNDYCILNKTAEGVVPVLVYKGSSPNVPSDPHQKDGS, encoded by the exons ATGAAGTGTCCACAGTTGCTGTTCCTGTGTTGGTTCTCCAGCATCCCAGCGATGACCAGCTGCATTAGAG TCGATACACTTTCGTGTGTGAGTGCCTACTGGGACACAGTTTCTTGTGTCTTAAACATCACTGGGAATCCTGTGGAACCATTCAACACAACCTACAGTCTAAAGTTTTCTACCTCTGCAGG gATATTTAGGATTACGTATTCCTGTGCACTTGTGTGGATGAATCCCAGTTACCACTGTGACTGCAAAGTCACAAATGGCTCAACATTGCTTATGTCGTTGAACAAATATAACGTAGATATTTGTAATAACTCTGGCTGCTGGTCTCTGATGAGAAACTTTAATCCATCAAAGAACA TCCAGCTGACACCACCAAATGAGGTTCAGGTCCAAGAAACACCTGAGGGTTTCAACGTCACTTGGAAAAGTGGTTATGAAAACCACGAGTACCTGGACAAATTTGTTGAATATCAACTCTTACTTCAGtcatttcaaagaaatgtgAACCAG ACTCGTCATCTGTCCCCATTAACGAATTCTTTATTGATTCATCCTAAAATGAATGCTGAATGTTGCATTAAAGTGAGGTCTTTGCCGAAAGTCTATAATATATATTCTGGGACGTGGAGTAAATGGAGTTCGTCGACATGCTGGATAAGTAAGCTGCCAAAAG AACCCAATTCTCCACAAGAGAATGAAAATGTATCAGTCATTTTGACCAAATATCTGGCCCCAGTGTGTGTGGTAGTTGGAGTCCTTCTCTTTGTATTTTCCAGGCCTGCCACaag AATGAAGATAAAAACTCTCTCCCACACACCATCACCCGCCCCTTTCTTTCAACCTCTGTTTCAGCAGTATGAAGGAAGTCTCCAG GAATGGCTTTCACCTCAAGGTACATTTGCGTTAATGTACAAAACTGAGGAGATCTTGACCACCAGTGATGTGACTGTTGTGCCTAAACCCATGACAAAGGACCCCGAGGAGAACCAGGTCTTCCACAATCCTTCAGTGACGCAACTAGCATTCACTCAGTGTCAAACCTCCTATGTTGGCTTACCTGGGACACATGAGGTCTCCCCTCCTGTAACCATTGTCTGTCCGGGGGACACTTCATACACTCAGCTCCCAAGCTCCATCTGGGGGCTCAACGCCGGGGAAGTACAAGTTATATCCTCACCACCCAAAGATGTCTCGGAGATGAGCTGTTGCGACTCTGGTTGCAGTTTTGAGAGCCCGACTGAAAGCCCGGAGTGCAGCTTACCGACAAGTCCTGTTGAGAAAACTTCACCGCCATTTTATTGTAATGATTATTGCATTCTCAACAAAACAGCGGAAGGTGTTGTTCCCGTTTTGGTGTACAAAGGAAGCAGCCCAAATGTTCCATCTGATCCCCACCAAAAGGATGGCAgctaa